In a genomic window of Alteromonas gilva:
- a CDS encoding Hsp20 family protein, translating to MRTIDLSPLYRSFIGFDRLASTLDSASQNSEQTTYPPYNIELLGEDKYLISMAIAGFSKDDVTIEVVENTLVVAGKMKTGSDAAEADDKQTQQRKFLHKGISERSFERKFQLSDHVNVTGAALEHGLLNISLEREIPEEKKPRQIEIGGRLLENKH from the coding sequence ATGCGTACTATCGATCTATCTCCATTATATCGCTCATTTATTGGTTTTGACCGCTTGGCGTCAACCCTTGACTCTGCGTCTCAAAACAGCGAACAAACCACTTACCCGCCCTATAACATCGAATTGCTCGGTGAAGACAAGTACTTGATCAGCATGGCGATTGCCGGTTTTAGCAAAGATGATGTGACCATTGAAGTGGTGGAAAACACGCTGGTGGTAGCGGGTAAAATGAAAACCGGCAGTGATGCGGCCGAAGCAGATGACAAACAAACTCAGCAGCGTAAGTTTTTACACAAAGGCATCTCTGAACGCAGTTTCGAGCGTAAGTTCCAGCTCAGCGACCATGTTAATGTAACTGGCGCGGCCCTGGAGCACGGCTTGCTCAACATCAGTCTGGAGCGCGAAATTCCGGAAGAGAAAAAGCCTCGTCAAATAGAGATTGGCGGCCGACTACTGGAAAATAAACACTAG
- a CDS encoding GFA family protein: MMVHCGSCLCGTVSFEINGDFDSFYLCHCQHCQKDTGSAHAANLFSHSATLMWQSGEDAVASFTLPGTRHSKSFCKLCGSALPNTQNADLLVVPAGCLDTKITMLPTAHIFSSSKAVWEEAVGGAPEFGELPG, from the coding sequence ATGATGGTTCATTGCGGTTCTTGCCTGTGCGGCACGGTTAGTTTTGAGATAAACGGTGATTTTGACAGCTTTTATCTGTGCCACTGTCAGCACTGCCAAAAAGACACGGGCTCGGCGCATGCGGCAAATCTATTCTCGCATTCAGCCACATTGATGTGGCAGTCGGGCGAGGATGCTGTGGCTTCCTTTACGCTTCCGGGCACGCGTCATAGCAAAAGCTTTTGTAAGTTGTGTGGCTCAGCATTGCCCAATACTCAAAACGCAGACTTGCTTGTTGTTCCCGCCGGGTGTTTAGACACCAAGATAACGATGTTACCTACTGCACATATCTTTTCGTCCAGCAAAGCGGTTTGGGAAGAGGCGGTAGGCGGAGCGCCAGAGTTCGGGGAATTGCCAGGTTGA
- a CDS encoding NRAMP family divalent metal transporter has translation MATAAIGGSHLVASTQAGAQFGWQLVWLILAVNLFKYPFFRAGVSYTISSRKTLQQGYLEMGKPYLIMSFALNGISSFVNAAALLLFAASLLGYFVPFDLALPWLAGILLVSILAILIGGHYHSLNHVAKIIMVALVVATIAAAFIAWQQGPVAPDNFTSPSPWTLASIGFLVVTMGWMPAPIEISGITSLWLKQQCNEQAVTPKSALFDFNLGYFVTLLLALLFLSLGSLVLHGGEHELASAGIGFSHQLVALYASTIGDWSRYLIAVIAFLCIFGSALTVYDGYSRALAECYTLLKGKQDISDTVFTTWLIMVAIASFAMVLFFKAALLAMLGFAMTLAFITTPVFAWLNYRLVNRQAIDEQVRGGALLLWLSRAGLAYLFGFLIVFIIWKWFL, from the coding sequence ATGGCGACCGCTGCGATAGGCGGCAGCCACCTGGTCGCCTCAACCCAGGCCGGAGCTCAGTTTGGCTGGCAGCTGGTATGGCTAATTCTGGCTGTGAACCTGTTTAAGTACCCGTTCTTCAGGGCGGGTGTCAGTTATACCATCAGCAGTCGCAAGACCCTCCAGCAAGGATATCTGGAGATGGGTAAACCCTACCTGATAATGAGTTTTGCACTCAATGGTATTTCGTCGTTTGTTAACGCCGCTGCACTGTTGTTGTTTGCTGCCAGCTTACTGGGCTATTTTGTGCCCTTCGACTTAGCCCTGCCCTGGTTAGCCGGCATTTTACTGGTATCGATTTTGGCCATACTAATTGGCGGGCATTACCATTCGCTTAATCACGTCGCAAAGATCATTATGGTTGCGTTGGTTGTTGCCACCATCGCCGCAGCATTTATTGCCTGGCAACAAGGGCCCGTCGCGCCTGACAACTTTACTTCGCCCTCCCCCTGGACACTCGCTTCGATTGGTTTTTTGGTGGTAACCATGGGCTGGATGCCAGCGCCCATCGAAATTTCCGGCATCACCTCACTGTGGCTTAAGCAACAATGCAATGAACAGGCGGTTACGCCTAAATCTGCTTTGTTTGACTTTAACCTGGGGTATTTTGTGACCTTGCTTCTGGCGCTGCTGTTTTTATCGCTGGGTAGTTTGGTACTGCATGGTGGTGAACACGAACTGGCATCGGCCGGCATAGGGTTTTCCCATCAACTGGTTGCACTCTACGCCTCTACCATTGGCGACTGGTCGCGTTACTTAATTGCTGTCATTGCCTTTTTATGTATCTTTGGTTCAGCCCTGACTGTCTACGACGGGTATTCCCGGGCGCTGGCAGAGTGTTATACGCTGTTAAAAGGTAAACAGGATATTTCTGATACGGTCTTTACCACCTGGCTTATCATGGTAGCGATCGCCAGTTTTGCCATGGTGCTGTTTTTTAAGGCCGCGCTGCTCGCCATGTTAGGATTTGCCATGACACTGGCTTTTATCACCACCCCTGTTTTTGCCTGGCTTAACTATCGGCTGGTTAATCGCCAGGCCATTGATGAACAAGTCCGCGGCGGTGCGCTGCTGCTGTGGTTAAGTCGCGCCGGGTTAGCGTACTTATTTGGCTTCCTGATTGTATTTATTATCTGGAAATGGTTTTTATAG
- the lnt gene encoding apolipoprotein N-acyltransferase, translating to MSLTMAYAPFNLWLITPVAVALAVRQLYVMTHQQSAFWLGWCFGLGWFGAGISWVHVSIADFGGLPLVASLLLMALLCGYLALFPALSFYLTRRFILRPYWPLALPIIWLFTEWLRSWLLTGFPWLSLGYSQLDSPLAGWLPVIGETGVSLLLMAIAVSVAQATLTKKIRHAVTVTAVIALSGIVLNRVSWVDEERSIAIGMAQGNIAQSLRWVPEQDLPTMQTYQDLTQVLWDNDLIIWPEAAVPKLEVLAQDYIKTMDTQATAHNTAIVTGVVNYNFENDEAWNNLIVLGKQQPADDSGHYHYFHANRYAKHHLLPVGEFVPFEDWLRPLAPLFDLPMSSFNRGDFQQQNLTANGLKLAPAICFEIAFPRQVSANLYADTDFIITVSNDAWFGHSHGPAQHLQIARMRAKEFGLPVIRSTNNGISAFVDYRGNIVAQLPQFERAAMSATLTTTIGVTPYRYAGDWPLYLASIITLAGLLLSQRRRKDQALHD from the coding sequence ATGTCGTTAACAATGGCCTACGCCCCTTTCAATCTCTGGCTCATAACGCCTGTCGCGGTGGCTCTCGCTGTTCGGCAGTTGTATGTGATGACCCACCAGCAGTCGGCCTTCTGGCTGGGCTGGTGCTTTGGTCTTGGCTGGTTTGGTGCCGGTATAAGCTGGGTACATGTCAGCATAGCTGATTTCGGCGGTTTACCGCTGGTTGCCTCGCTACTGCTGATGGCTCTGTTGTGCGGCTATCTGGCGCTTTTTCCGGCGCTGAGCTTTTACCTTACCCGCCGCTTCATACTGCGTCCTTACTGGCCGCTGGCACTCCCCATAATCTGGCTGTTCACCGAATGGCTACGCAGCTGGCTATTGACCGGCTTTCCCTGGTTATCATTAGGTTACAGCCAGTTAGACAGCCCCCTGGCAGGCTGGTTACCGGTAATTGGCGAAACCGGCGTAAGCCTGTTGCTGATGGCCATTGCTGTGTCGGTAGCACAGGCTACCCTCACTAAAAAAATTCGTCATGCAGTGACCGTAACAGCGGTGATTGCACTAAGCGGCATCGTATTAAACAGGGTCAGCTGGGTTGATGAAGAGCGCAGCATAGCCATTGGCATGGCCCAGGGCAATATCGCCCAGTCTCTGCGCTGGGTACCCGAGCAAGATTTGCCAACTATGCAGACCTACCAGGATTTAACCCAGGTGCTGTGGGACAACGACCTGATTATCTGGCCGGAAGCTGCGGTTCCCAAATTAGAAGTACTGGCCCAGGATTACATTAAAACCATGGACACCCAGGCAACTGCGCATAACACCGCCATTGTGACAGGGGTAGTTAATTATAACTTCGAAAACGATGAGGCCTGGAACAACTTAATTGTGCTGGGTAAACAACAACCTGCCGACGATAGCGGCCACTATCACTATTTTCATGCAAATCGCTATGCCAAACATCATCTGTTGCCGGTGGGCGAATTTGTGCCATTTGAAGACTGGTTACGGCCATTAGCGCCGCTATTTGACTTACCCATGTCATCCTTTAACCGGGGCGACTTTCAACAACAAAACCTGACCGCTAACGGGCTTAAACTGGCCCCGGCGATTTGTTTTGAAATTGCCTTTCCCAGACAAGTCTCGGCCAATTTGTATGCTGATACCGACTTTATTATTACCGTGAGCAATGACGCCTGGTTTGGCCACTCCCATGGCCCGGCGCAGCACTTACAAATTGCCCGTATGCGCGCAAAAGAATTTGGTTTACCGGTTATTCGTTCTACCAACAACGGTATTTCTGCGTTTGTGGATTACCGGGGCAACATTGTTGCCCAACTCCCGCAGTTTGAGCGCGCGGCGATGTCAGCCACCCTGACAACCACAATCGGGGTAACGCCCTACCGCTATGCCGGCGATTGGCCGTTATACTTGGCCAGCATAATTACCCTGGCCGGCCTGTTGTTGAGTCAGCGCAGACGTAAAGATCAGGCGCTCCACGACTAA
- the miaB gene encoding tRNA (N6-isopentenyl adenosine(37)-C2)-methylthiotransferase MiaB translates to MSKKLYIKTWGCQMNEYDSEKMADLLDSTHGYSLAEEAEQADVILLNTCSIREKAQEKVFHQLGRWKNLKKTKPDLIIGVGGCVASQEGDHIRQRAPFVDLIFGPQTLHRLPEMINQIHNGETSVVDVSFPEIEKFDRMPEPRAEGPTAFVSIMEGCSKYCSFCVVPYTRGEEVSRPVDDVLLEIAQLAEQGVREVNLLGQNVNAFRGEHHDGSICRFAELLELVAAIDGIDRIRYTTSHPVEFTDDIIAVYETVPELVDHLHLPVQSGSDRILNLMKRGHTALEYKSKIRKLRKIRPNISMSSDFIIGFPGETDADFEATMDLIQAIDYDLSFSFIYSARPGTPAADAVDDVSEETKKQRLYLLQQRINQQALRIARNMIDTEQRILVEGPSKKDIMELQGRTENNRVVNFPGTPDMIGEFVDVKVTDVFSNSLRGEVIRREADMGLRVAVSPQSILARHQAELPDALGVSQFQPTV, encoded by the coding sequence ATGAGTAAAAAGCTGTACATCAAAACCTGGGGTTGCCAGATGAACGAGTATGATTCGGAAAAAATGGCCGATCTACTCGATTCGACCCATGGGTACTCTCTGGCTGAAGAAGCTGAGCAAGCCGATGTTATTTTGCTCAACACCTGTTCTATTCGCGAAAAAGCACAGGAAAAAGTATTTCACCAACTCGGCCGCTGGAAAAACCTGAAGAAAACCAAGCCCGATTTAATTATCGGCGTGGGCGGGTGCGTGGCCTCCCAGGAAGGCGACCATATTCGCCAACGAGCCCCCTTTGTTGATTTGATATTTGGCCCGCAAACACTGCATCGCCTGCCAGAAATGATCAACCAGATTCACAACGGCGAGACCTCGGTAGTGGATGTCAGCTTTCCGGAGATCGAAAAGTTTGACCGCATGCCTGAACCTCGCGCTGAAGGGCCGACGGCGTTTGTCTCGATCATGGAAGGTTGCTCTAAATATTGCAGTTTCTGCGTAGTCCCTTATACCCGCGGCGAAGAAGTCAGCCGTCCGGTGGACGATGTGCTGCTGGAAATCGCGCAACTGGCCGAGCAAGGCGTACGCGAAGTCAATCTGCTTGGCCAGAACGTTAACGCGTTTCGTGGCGAGCATCACGACGGCAGTATTTGCCGCTTTGCAGAGTTGCTGGAGCTGGTTGCAGCCATTGACGGTATTGACCGCATTCGTTATACCACCTCGCATCCGGTAGAGTTTACGGACGACATCATTGCCGTGTACGAAACTGTGCCTGAGCTGGTTGATCATTTGCATTTACCGGTACAAAGTGGCTCCGATCGCATTTTGAATTTAATGAAACGTGGTCACACCGCCCTTGAATATAAATCTAAAATCCGCAAATTACGTAAAATAAGACCTAACATTAGTATGTCGTCGGATTTTATTATTGGTTTCCCGGGTGAAACCGATGCCGACTTTGAAGCAACCATGGATCTCATTCAGGCGATTGATTACGATCTGAGCTTCAGTTTTATTTATTCGGCGCGTCCGGGAACGCCGGCGGCAGATGCCGTGGACGATGTCAGCGAAGAGACCAAGAAGCAGCGTTTGTATCTGCTTCAGCAACGCATTAATCAACAGGCGTTGCGCATTGCCCGCAATATGATTGATACCGAGCAGCGCATTTTAGTAGAAGGTCCGTCGAAAAAAGACATTATGGAATTACAGGGCCGAACCGAGAATAACCGTGTGGTAAATTTCCCGGGAACGCCAGACATGATTGGTGAGTTTGTTGACGTAAAAGTCACCGATGTATTCAGTAATTCGTTACGTGGTGAAGTGATACGCAGAGAGGCTGATATGGGCCTGCGTGTAGCGGTATCACCGCAAAGTATTTTGGCCCGGCATCAGGCAGAGTTACCTGATGCACTGGGTGTAAGTCAATTTCAACCGACAGTATAA
- the corC gene encoding CNNM family magnesium/cobalt transport protein CorC (CorC(YbeX) belongs to the Cyclin M Mg2+ Exporter (CNNM) family, and was characterized as belonging to a set of three proteins, at least one of which must be present for CorA to function.) — translation MSDDNPHSTNGSSGKNWFDKLKLSFSGEPQSKEELVEVITEAEQRELIDPQTREMIEGVIGVNEMRVRDIMIPRAQMVTIDIDQPVEEFLPVMLDSAHSRFPVINEDKDHIEGILLAKDLLRYVFNADEDQAFHLRDVLRPAVIVPESKRVDVLLKEFRQQRYHMAIVVDEYGGVSGLVTIEDILELIVGEIEDEYDLDEDGTDDIRPLNKYTYSVKALVPVDEFNRFFETKFSEEEADTIGGIVLKAFGHMPSTNDEITIENIHFKITNSDKRRLVQLKVTLPDLE, via the coding sequence ATGAGCGACGATAACCCCCACTCTACCAACGGTTCTTCGGGAAAAAACTGGTTTGATAAACTCAAGCTGTCATTCTCCGGGGAGCCGCAAAGTAAAGAAGAGCTGGTTGAAGTAATCACCGAAGCTGAACAACGTGAGCTGATTGATCCTCAAACCAGAGAAATGATTGAAGGCGTTATAGGCGTCAATGAAATGCGGGTCCGGGATATAATGATCCCTCGCGCTCAAATGGTCACCATTGATATCGACCAACCGGTTGAAGAGTTTTTACCGGTCATGCTCGACAGCGCTCACTCACGCTTTCCGGTTATCAATGAAGATAAGGACCACATCGAAGGCATTTTACTGGCCAAAGATTTGCTGCGCTATGTGTTTAACGCCGACGAGGATCAAGCCTTCCATTTACGTGATGTACTGCGCCCTGCGGTGATTGTGCCCGAAAGTAAACGGGTAGATGTATTGCTTAAAGAGTTCCGCCAGCAACGTTATCACATGGCCATTGTGGTGGATGAATACGGCGGCGTGTCGGGGCTGGTTACTATCGAAGACATTCTTGAACTCATCGTTGGCGAAATTGAAGATGAATACGATTTGGATGAAGATGGCACCGACGATATTCGGCCACTCAACAAATACACCTATTCGGTAAAAGCCCTGGTTCCTGTGGATGAATTTAACCGATTCTTTGAAACCAAGTTCAGCGAAGAAGAAGCCGATACCATTGGTGGCATCGTACTAAAAGCCTTTGGGCATATGCCATCAACCAATGATGAAATTACCATAGAGAATATCCATTTTAAGATTACTAACTCCGATAAACGCCGGTTAGTGCAACTCAAAGTGACCCTGCCAGATCTGGAGTAA
- a CDS encoding manganese efflux pump MntP: MSIFALILLAFAMSTDAFAAAIGKGVKIKNPRLGFAIKIGLTFGLIEAITPIIGWLIGRAAATYVQAWDHWLALVILCGLGVYMIIESLQPVSDEESQSPKQSFVLLCVTACGTSIDAMAVGVGLALVDVNIAVAAALIGLATFSMVTIGIMLGSAMGSLIGKRAETFGGVVLIAVGMWIFASHTL; this comes from the coding sequence ATGAGTATCTTCGCTCTCATCTTACTTGCCTTTGCTATGTCTACCGATGCTTTTGCTGCGGCAATAGGTAAAGGCGTCAAAATCAAGAATCCACGTTTAGGTTTTGCTATTAAAATTGGCCTTACATTCGGGCTAATCGAAGCAATCACCCCCATCATTGGTTGGTTAATAGGGCGCGCCGCGGCAACCTATGTACAGGCGTGGGATCACTGGCTGGCGTTAGTCATTCTGTGCGGGTTAGGCGTTTATATGATAATTGAGAGCCTTCAACCTGTCAGTGACGAAGAAAGTCAATCGCCCAAACAGTCGTTTGTTTTGCTTTGTGTTACTGCGTGCGGAACCAGTATTGACGCAATGGCAGTTGGCGTTGGCCTCGCTTTGGTCGACGTCAACATTGCAGTTGCCGCTGCCTTGATTGGTTTGGCGACCTTTTCGATGGTGACAATAGGTATTATGCTGGGCAGTGCAATGGGTTCCTTGATAGGCAAACGCGCCGAAACATTTGGTGGCGTGGTTCTCATTGCAGTGGGTATGTGGATTTTTGCCAGTCACACGCTTTAG
- a CDS encoding Xaa-Pro dipeptidase yields MKKALIAATLLLSSTVVLAKTTVLTADRMIDVDNGTLVNNAVVVITDNVISQAGPKDAVNYPADAEVIKLGNYTLMPGFMDMHVHLTSDATKHGYKQLADSLPRMTLTGVKHAKATLMAGFTTVRNVGAPGFADVALRDAINDGDIAGPRMFVSGPSLGVTGGHCDNNLLPFEFHAVSEGVADGPWAVREAVRRNIKYGATVIKFCGTGGVLSKGTKVGVQQYTLEEMQALVDEAHMRGLTVATHAHGTQGIKTAIKAGVDSVEHVSLLDDEGIELALQHGTYFSMDIYVTEYILGEGEAAGILEESLNKERIVGKRQRESFKKAVEAGVKIVFGTDAGVYPHGDNGKQFARMVEFGMTPMQAIQAATIQPATLLKQQDNLGSIKAGKMADIVGVQGNPLDDISLLENVGLVVKDGHIVKSVAM; encoded by the coding sequence ATGAAAAAAGCATTAATTGCCGCAACATTATTACTCAGTTCGACAGTGGTTTTGGCTAAAACAACGGTTTTGACCGCCGATCGGATGATTGATGTCGACAACGGTACACTGGTAAATAACGCCGTTGTCGTTATTACAGACAATGTGATTTCCCAGGCTGGCCCTAAGGACGCCGTAAACTACCCTGCCGACGCTGAGGTGATCAAACTGGGTAACTACACCTTAATGCCTGGTTTTATGGACATGCATGTGCACCTTACTTCTGATGCCACCAAGCATGGCTACAAACAGCTGGCAGATTCACTGCCGCGAATGACCTTAACCGGCGTCAAACATGCCAAAGCAACATTAATGGCCGGATTTACCACTGTGCGCAATGTGGGCGCGCCCGGCTTTGCCGATGTGGCGCTGCGTGATGCCATTAACGATGGCGACATCGCCGGCCCTCGTATGTTTGTCTCTGGTCCGTCACTGGGTGTAACCGGTGGCCATTGCGATAACAACTTGCTGCCTTTTGAGTTTCATGCCGTTAGCGAAGGGGTGGCCGATGGTCCCTGGGCGGTGCGCGAAGCCGTGCGTCGCAATATCAAATATGGCGCCACAGTGATTAAATTTTGCGGTACCGGCGGGGTATTATCGAAAGGTACCAAGGTGGGTGTTCAGCAATACACCCTTGAGGAAATGCAGGCCCTGGTCGACGAAGCGCATATGCGCGGCCTGACCGTTGCCACTCATGCTCACGGTACCCAGGGCATTAAAACTGCCATAAAAGCAGGCGTTGACTCGGTAGAGCATGTCAGTTTGCTGGATGACGAAGGTATCGAACTGGCGCTGCAACACGGTACGTACTTTTCGATGGATATTTACGTTACTGAATATATTTTGGGTGAAGGCGAGGCAGCCGGGATTTTAGAAGAAAGCCTGAATAAAGAGCGCATCGTCGGTAAGCGTCAGCGTGAGAGCTTTAAAAAGGCCGTGGAAGCCGGGGTAAAAATTGTCTTTGGCACCGACGCCGGTGTGTATCCGCACGGTGATAACGGCAAACAATTTGCCCGCATGGTGGAATTTGGTATGACCCCCATGCAAGCCATTCAGGCTGCGACCATTCAACCTGCCACTCTGCTCAAACAGCAAGACAACCTGGGCAGTATCAAAGCCGGAAAAATGGCCGATATTGTGGGCGTACAGGGCAATCCTCTGGACGATATCTCACTGCTGGAAAATGTCGGGCTGGTGGTAAAAGACGGTCATATTGTAAAATCTGTTGCAATGTAA
- a CDS encoding PhoH family protein, whose product MSKLVSNEVVLEPEDNKRLSSLCGPFDDNIKQIERRLGVEITYRSNFFKIVGAPQQTNGAVELLKLLYIETQPVRGLIPDLPPEQVHLAIQEANCLEREETSQYGKEINIKTKRGVIKPRNPHQAQYVANVVNHDITFGIGPAGTGKTYLAVACAVDALERQEVRRILLTRPAVEAGEKLGFLPGDLSQKVDPYLRPLYDALFEMMGFEKVEKLIERNVIEVAPLAYMRGRTLNDAFIILDESQNTTVEQMKMFLTRIGFNSQAVITGDITQVDLPRGARSGLRHAIDVLQGVNDISFNFFTAGDVVRHPVVARIVQAYEDYDTEQERIRLAKKAEKDAQDAANQVNKTDDSDN is encoded by the coding sequence TTGAGTAAACTGGTAAGTAATGAAGTGGTACTGGAGCCGGAAGATAATAAACGGTTATCCAGTTTGTGTGGTCCGTTTGACGACAATATCAAGCAGATTGAACGTCGTTTGGGCGTCGAAATCACCTATCGCAGTAATTTCTTCAAAATTGTCGGGGCCCCACAGCAAACCAACGGGGCTGTCGAGCTACTCAAGTTACTTTACATTGAAACGCAACCGGTCAGAGGGTTAATACCTGACCTGCCGCCCGAGCAGGTGCACTTAGCCATTCAGGAAGCCAATTGCCTGGAGCGCGAAGAGACAAGCCAGTACGGCAAAGAAATTAACATTAAGACCAAGCGCGGCGTCATAAAACCACGCAACCCGCACCAGGCTCAGTATGTTGCAAATGTGGTTAACCACGACATTACCTTTGGGATAGGTCCGGCCGGAACAGGCAAAACTTACCTTGCGGTAGCCTGCGCGGTGGATGCCCTGGAACGTCAGGAGGTTCGCCGTATTTTGCTGACCCGCCCGGCGGTTGAAGCCGGCGAAAAACTGGGCTTTTTACCCGGTGATTTATCGCAAAAGGTGGATCCGTATCTGCGCCCGCTCTACGACGCCCTGTTTGAAATGATGGGCTTTGAAAAGGTCGAAAAGCTGATCGAACGTAACGTTATAGAAGTTGCGCCGCTGGCCTACATGCGCGGCCGTACCCTCAATGATGCGTTTATTATTCTGGATGAAAGCCAGAATACCACCGTTGAACAAATGAAGATGTTCCTGACCCGTATTGGCTTTAACTCACAAGCGGTGATCACCGGCGATATTACCCAGGTCGATTTACCACGTGGCGCCCGTTCAGGCCTGCGTCATGCTATCGACGTACTGCAGGGCGTCAACGATATCTCGTTTAACTTCTTTACCGCTGGTGACGTTGTGCGCCACCCGGTGGTTGCGCGAATTGTGCAGGCCTATGAAGACTACGATACCGAGCAAGAGCGTATCCGGTTGGCCAAAAAAGCCGAAAAAGACGCCCAGGACGCGGCCAACCAAGTTAATAAGACCGACGACAGTGACAACTAA
- the ybeY gene encoding rRNA maturation RNase YbeY, protein MTTNSTALVDYQQAYSGNAELAATIPAVSELTDWASLVLSELNIDDKELTVRFVDESESQALNRDYRGKDKPTNVLSFPFECPPEVPLNLLGDLVVCVPVIAAEATQQQKPIAHHYAHMIIHGTLHLLGFDHIEEADATEMEQLEITLLAKLSIDDPYQDD, encoded by the coding sequence GTGACAACTAACAGTACCGCCCTGGTTGATTATCAGCAGGCATATTCTGGCAATGCCGAACTCGCCGCTACCATTCCGGCGGTCAGCGAGTTAACAGACTGGGCCTCGTTGGTGTTATCAGAGCTTAATATTGACGACAAAGAACTGACCGTTCGATTTGTCGACGAAAGCGAATCACAGGCACTGAACAGAGATTACCGGGGCAAGGATAAACCAACCAATGTGTTGTCTTTTCCGTTTGAATGCCCCCCTGAGGTGCCGCTTAATTTGCTCGGCGATCTGGTGGTATGTGTACCGGTAATCGCCGCAGAAGCAACACAGCAACAAAAACCCATAGCGCACCATTATGCGCATATGATTATCCATGGCACCCTGCATTTGTTGGGATTTGATCACATTGAAGAGGCTGATGCCACGGAGATGGAACAGCTTGAAATTACGTTATTGGCAAAATTATCCATTGACGACCCTTATCAAGACGATTAA
- a CDS encoding FAD-dependent monooxygenase, which yields MFDFCINGAGMVGATVALGLAQQGYRVALIEHQPPQPFAPSQPPDLRLSAISLASVDLLRALGAWSHIEAMRVRSYNELSVWERPDCRTDFTAAAAGYERLGYFVENRLIQLGCHETLKACDNVSWFTPAKIKHITRPQPQHTAVTITLADDTTLDASWVIGADGADSQVRELAQIGISGWQYSQQAMGIVVEFDHPVSDATWQQFTPAGPQALLPMYGNYAALIWYETPQTLAHLSKLTPDQLKQAIKQDFVPLENDFNVLSQATFPLARRHANAYVVPGVILIGDAAHTINPLAGQGVNLGFKDVACLLAQTAATTSVSDADFMQQLKTHYERPRRRDNALMMTAMDGFYTAFSNHNTALKWMRNGVLKLAQHTGPVKHQVLKYAMGLA from the coding sequence ATGTTTGATTTTTGTATCAACGGTGCCGGTATGGTTGGCGCTACTGTGGCACTGGGGCTGGCGCAGCAAGGCTACCGGGTAGCTTTAATTGAGCACCAGCCTCCGCAGCCCTTTGCGCCATCGCAGCCGCCGGATTTACGCCTGTCAGCCATTAGTTTGGCGTCGGTAGATTTACTCAGGGCCCTGGGGGCGTGGTCGCATATCGAGGCCATGCGCGTGCGCTCTTACAACGAGCTGTCCGTATGGGAGCGGCCTGACTGTCGCACCGATTTTACCGCAGCTGCAGCCGGATACGAACGCCTCGGCTATTTTGTTGAGAATCGCCTTATCCAGTTAGGTTGCCACGAAACCCTTAAAGCCTGTGATAATGTTAGCTGGTTTACACCGGCGAAAATCAAACATATCACCCGTCCGCAGCCGCAACATACAGCGGTCACCATTACCCTGGCAGACGACACAACACTGGATGCCAGTTGGGTAATTGGTGCTGATGGCGCTGACTCACAGGTTCGTGAGTTGGCCCAAATCGGTATTTCAGGCTGGCAGTACAGCCAGCAGGCAATGGGCATTGTGGTTGAATTTGACCACCCCGTCAGCGACGCTACCTGGCAGCAGTTTACACCTGCTGGCCCGCAAGCGTTGTTGCCGATGTATGGCAACTATGCCGCGTTAATATGGTATGAAACGCCGCAAACACTGGCGCACTTGAGTAAATTAACACCGGATCAGTTAAAGCAGGCAATCAAGCAGGATTTTGTGCCGCTTGAAAATGATTTTAATGTGCTTAGTCAGGCGACTTTTCCGTTGGCACGCCGCCACGCTAATGCGTATGTTGTGCCCGGCGTAATACTGATTGGCGACGCTGCACACACCATTAACCCGCTGGCCGGGCAGGGGGTGAATTTAGGGTTTAAAGATGTTGCCTGTTTACTGGCGCAAACCGCAGCAACAACCTCGGTGAGCGATGCTGATTTTATGCAGCAGCTTAAAACGCACTACGAAAGACCGCGTCGGCGCGATAACGCGCTAATGATGACTGCTATGGACGGTTTTTATACGGCCTTTAGCAATCACAACACGGCGCTGAAATGGATGCGTAATGGCGTACTCAAGCTGGCCCAGCACACAGGGCCGGTTAAGCATCAGGTACTTAAATATGCAATGGGGTTAGCGTAA